From Clostridia bacterium, one genomic window encodes:
- a CDS encoding family 78 glycoside hydrolase catalytic domain, with protein sequence MKFNEVFGNAKWVTCEEGCISPYIRAEFEAPCKSAEITLCGFGYANLYINGRRVGDGFFLPLNSCYHYNPNLLCVKNSGEELGSRTYPVKYDISDYLVDGKNALCVHLGPGWYAHGDMEKPEDEWIKPYGVVKAAWRVVFADGSELVSDESAVWAQSPLLSCNLYCCEIQDDAYYIPDVSEAECAFTGWKPVKLTDVPDTDYYFSDCPPDRIIRTIIPKEISRRDGHITYDVGENVTGRVVFTTDGPCKVGMRHSEGVTPEGEIDPKYHHWQWMKYDCRGVREYSEMFKWSGFRYFEISDCAKVLRVEVIHTDVAVTAAFECDNETLNWYHDAFVRTQLNNMHGGIPSDCPHMERRGYTGDGELTCEAVMNILDCESFYRKWMKDISDCQDRKSGHVQHTAPYIPSGGGPGGWGCAIIEVPYQFWRQYGDIAPLKEMYPQAKKYFGYLDSVSTDGVMYVDENDRMSWLGEWAVPIGWGERMNVALPPPYVTAYFYVRSLCRAIEAARALGFEEDIPAFEAKKRFLLDVIVKNYYDPATGDFAKNTLFGNCYAVDLGLGDARTWDNLVASVEAERRLYTGIFGTDITLRLLFERGREDLAFMLMTSEKECSFGWWKSHGMTTLCEHWDMARSLDHPMFGSSDRYLFRYILGIRQPEGSHGWEKLIVKPVDIPQVSKASGHIDTPRGAVSVSFEKTDGNAGFVVETDIEGEFEFRGMSMHLKRGRNIIIQ encoded by the coding sequence ATGAAGTTCAACGAGGTTTTCGGAAACGCCAAATGGGTAACCTGCGAGGAGGGGTGCATTTCGCCCTATATCCGCGCGGAGTTCGAGGCGCCCTGCAAAAGCGCCGAGATCACGCTCTGCGGCTTCGGCTACGCCAACCTTTATATCAACGGCCGCCGCGTCGGCGACGGGTTTTTCCTGCCGCTCAACAGCTGCTACCACTATAACCCCAATCTGCTCTGCGTCAAAAACAGCGGCGAAGAGCTCGGCAGCCGCACCTATCCCGTCAAATACGATATAAGCGATTACCTCGTCGACGGCAAAAACGCGCTCTGCGTGCATCTCGGCCCCGGCTGGTACGCCCACGGCGATATGGAGAAGCCGGAGGACGAGTGGATAAAGCCCTACGGCGTCGTGAAGGCGGCGTGGCGCGTCGTCTTCGCCGACGGCAGCGAGCTTGTCTCCGACGAAAGCGCCGTCTGGGCGCAGTCGCCGCTTTTGAGCTGCAATCTCTACTGCTGCGAGATACAGGACGACGCGTATTACATACCCGACGTTTCCGAGGCGGAATGCGCCTTCACCGGCTGGAAGCCGGTCAAGCTGACCGACGTGCCGGATACCGACTATTACTTCTCCGACTGCCCGCCCGACCGCATAATACGCACGATAATACCGAAGGAGATATCCCGCCGCGACGGGCATATAACCTACGACGTCGGCGAAAACGTCACCGGCAGGGTCGTTTTCACGACCGACGGCCCCTGCAAGGTCGGTATGCGCCACAGCGAGGGCGTGACGCCGGAGGGGGAGATAGACCCGAAATATCACCACTGGCAGTGGATGAAATACGACTGCCGCGGAGTCCGCGAATACAGCGAAATGTTCAAGTGGTCGGGCTTCCGCTACTTTGAGATAAGCGACTGCGCGAAGGTGCTGCGCGTCGAGGTCATACACACCGACGTCGCCGTGACCGCCGCCTTCGAGTGCGATAACGAAACGCTCAACTGGTATCACGACGCCTTCGTCCGCACGCAGCTGAACAATATGCACGGCGGCATTCCGTCCGACTGTCCGCATATGGAGCGCCGCGGCTACACCGGCGACGGCGAGCTCACCTGTGAGGCGGTCATGAATATCCTCGACTGCGAGAGCTTCTACCGCAAGTGGATGAAGGATATATCCGACTGCCAGGACAGAAAAAGCGGCCACGTTCAGCACACCGCGCCGTATATCCCTTCGGGCGGCGGCCCGGGCGGCTGGGGATGCGCGATAATCGAGGTGCCGTATCAGTTCTGGCGGCAATACGGCGATATCGCGCCGTTGAAGGAGATGTATCCGCAGGCGAAAAAGTACTTCGGGTATCTCGACAGCGTCAGCACGGACGGCGTTATGTACGTTGACGAAAACGACCGTATGAGCTGGCTCGGCGAGTGGGCGGTCCCGATCGGCTGGGGCGAGCGTATGAACGTCGCGCTCCCGCCGCCTTACGTCACCGCGTATTTCTACGTCCGTTCGCTTTGCAGGGCGATAGAAGCGGCGCGGGCGCTCGGCTTTGAAGAGGATATACCCGCCTTCGAGGCGAAAAAACGCTTTCTGCTCGACGTTATCGTCAAAAACTATTACGATCCCGCGACCGGAGATTTCGCGAAAAACACCCTTTTCGGCAACTGCTACGCGGTCGATCTCGGGCTCGGCGACGCGCGGACGTGGGATAACCTCGTCGCCTCCGTCGAGGCGGAACGGCGCCTTTACACCGGTATCTTCGGCACGGATATAACCCTGCGCCTGCTTTTCGAGCGCGGCAGGGAGGATCTGGCGTTTATGCTTATGACCTCCGAGAAGGAATGCAGCTTCGGCTGGTGGAAAAGCCACGGTATGACGACTCTCTGCGAGCACTGGGATATGGCGCGTTCGCTCGATCATCCGATGTTCGGCTCGTCCGACAGGTATTTGTTCAGATATATCCTCGGAATTCGTCAGCCGGAGGGCTCGCACGGCTGGGAAAAACTGATCGTCAAGCCGGTCGATATCCCGCAGGTAAGCAAGGCGTCGGGTCATATCGACACGCCGCGAGGCGCGGTATCCGTCAGCTTCGAGAAGACGGACGGCAACGCCGGCTTCGTTGTGGAAACGGATATCGAGGGCGAATTCGAGTTCCGCGGAATGTCTATGCATTTGAAGCGTGGACGGAACATAATAATACAGTAA
- a CDS encoding DUF2284 domain-containing protein produces the protein MDKRELAARAADEIGFFQYGFVPASELKTSEEVRKMCESNVCRRYGTTWACPPAFGTVSECAERLKKYAAAMIFSRKYDLDDSFDFEGMMAGAKDFHAAAEQFWQRVKTDLPEGLLMANEGCVKCEKCTYPDAPCRFPDSLHPSLEGYGFMVSEVAAQAGINYINGANTVTYFGALFF, from the coding sequence ATGGATAAAAGAGAACTTGCGGCGCGCGCCGCCGATGAAATCGGCTTTTTCCAATACGGTTTCGTGCCCGCTTCGGAGCTGAAAACGAGCGAAGAAGTCAGGAAAATGTGCGAAAGCAACGTATGCCGCCGCTACGGCACGACCTGGGCGTGTCCGCCGGCGTTCGGCACCGTTTCCGAATGCGCCGAGCGGCTCAAAAAGTACGCCGCGGCGATGATATTTTCACGTAAATACGACCTCGACGATTCCTTCGATTTCGAGGGGATGATGGCGGGCGCGAAGGATTTTCACGCCGCCGCGGAGCAGTTCTGGCAGCGCGTCAAAACGGATCTTCCGGAAGGTCTGCTTATGGCGAACGAGGGGTGCGTAAAGTGCGAAAAATGCACCTATCCGGACGCGCCCTGCAGATTTCCCGATTCGCTGCATCCCTCGCTCGAGGGCTACGGATTCATGGTCAGCGAAGTCGCCGCGCAGGCGGGAATAAACTATATTAACGGCGCGAACACGGTCACGTATTTCGGTGCGCTCTTTTTCTGA